The sequence ACGGTGCAACGTCTTCCCCTTCGATGGGAGGCGGTGGAACAACAACAGAATCTTGTCCTGGCATTTTCACTGTTCACTGGTACTAATAAATCACCACTTCACCATATTTTATCATCAACAATGATCAAAGGAGGTTTGGAAGTGTCCAACCAGTTCAACGAATCCACGGAAATGAAGTGCTGAAGCTTTCGAGCTAGTGAGCTCATACAGGAGAGAATTCGACAGCAGATTGTCGACACTTATGGGACACCTTCAACTGCCTAATTTCGTAGCGGTGGCGCATGAACTACGCTGGTGACTGTGCCTGTCAGCAAGTCCTTACCGTCAGGTACAGGAATGGCTAACTGGGCTGTGGGCCTTTTGTTTTAGGAGGCCCCGAAATCGAGAAAACCCcgaaaatcgtaaaaatgagggttagaatattcccggaggcttagaaaaattaccaatcgaCTCACGAACTGAGCCCCACGTAGTTCGCAATGCTTTACCGACAGGTAGTTCCCTCATTGTAGTTCAGGCGCCACCACTACGAAATTTTGCGGTTGAAGCCACTCTCTAAGCGATAGGAATGTCCCCTATAATCTCTGTATTAGGGGGGCTTTCTTTCACAGACGCCTCTAACAGCCGAACAGAAAAGCCTTCTCTGATGCTCATGGAGATCCGCCCGGAGATTCAACACGTTTTGATAGTGCCCCCCGGATATTTGTCATTGGATTATTTTGCCGGACCTCTTGGTAATTATACCGATGATTACACTTTTATCAATACACCAGTGCACTATATTCCGAGTTGAGATGAGATCCGGGTACTGATAAGTCTTGTGGGTAATTAATCGTTCTTGCATCATTCCAGGGTAATTAGTGGTTGACATCATGCCTACTATCGGCGTAAAACGTGATTCCCTGTTCAAAGCTCTGGGAAAAACATATTGTgagtttttgaattttcgtacAAAGCAAGATGAAAAAGTATTTATTCAAtcgtaaatattttctaaattaattaatgaaaggaTGTGGATAATTCAGGCCTTATTTTGAAGTCAGGAAGATTCCTTTCAGAATGAGGAAATTTCCTGCTGATTTAACTCAGCAGTTTCTTTGGAATTGAGGATTGAAGATGGCTTTATTCATTTTGCCATAATTTATTGCGAGATTTCATCACTTTTGtgatgtttgtttttttttttttcagccgaTGAAGAATTTCAGACGTTGTGCTTTGCCTTCGGGCTGGAGGTGGACGAAGTGGTAATGATTGATGACAATACTTTCATTagtgttattatttttatttattacgaGGATTGAGTAGAAAGGGATGAGAGACGTTTTATGGGCCCGTAAAATTCTCCACAACAAAAAACTTGTCACATTTTTTTGCCTACCCAATAGACACCCAGAGATATTCACAAAATAagtatcaaaaaatttcagacCACCGAGAAGCAGATGATTTCCAAGGAACAGGGAGTGGAGCAAAGCACTGGCGCCTCCGAGGAGATCATCTACAGGATTGACATTCCCGCGAATAGATACGATCTCCTGTGTATAGAGGGTCTAGTCACTGGATTGTTGATATTCCTAGAGAAAATTCCAGCTCCTCGATACAAAACGATCGATATCCATCAACAACAGTCGATCGATATCACTGAAAGATGCAGACAAATCCGCCCGTACGTCGTAGCAGCGGTCCTCAGAGGTGTGACACTGACAAAGGAATCGTACGACAGTTTCATCGACTTGCAGGACAAGTTGCACCACAACATCTGCAGAAAACGATCTCTCGTGTCCATTGGAACTCATGATTTAGACACTGTAAAGGGGCCCTTCATCTACAACGCAAAACCTCCAGAAGAAATTCGCTTCAAACCCTTGAATCAGGACAAGGAATACAATGGCCTTGAAATTATGGAACTCTATGCTCATCATGCGCAACTGAAACAGTATCTGCCGATAATCAGAGACAGCCCAGTGTATCCAGTTGTTTATGACAGCGAGGGGACTATTTTGTCATTGCCACCGATAATTAATTCTAATCACTCGAAGATTACTTTGAATACGAAGAACATTTTTATCGAGGTCACTGCAACTGATCAAACAAAGGCAGAAATTGTCCTCGACACACTAGTCTGTGCCTTCAGCCAGTACTGCAAGTCCAAATTCACAGTTGAAAGAGTGGGAGTTCGTGCAAATCCTGGGGAATCTCCTGCAGCTTTCCTGCCCTATCCAAAATTGACATATAGAACAGTCAAGATCAACAGCAAGGAGGCTGTCAACTACATCGGGGTAGAGTGTCCTCCAGAAAAGGTGGCACGATTGCTCTCGAAAATGGGACTCCAGACCACTGTTGAAAAGGATGAGCAACTGATTGTGGAAATTCCGCCAACAAGACACGATGTCATGCATGCCTGTGACATTTACGAGGACATTGCCATCGCCTGGGGGTACAACAACATCAAGAGAACTATCCCCCACACACCGACGATTGGAAAGGAATTTCTTCTGAATAAATTGTCTGATCATTTGAGGCAGGAGATGGCTCAGGCCGGCTTCACTGAGGCCCTTACTTTCTCGTTGTGCTCGAGGGAGGACGTCTCGGAGAAGTTGGGATGGAGCTTCGAAAAAATACCCGCTGTCACGATAGCAAACCCCAAGACTCTGGAGTTTCAAGTGGCCAGAACGTGCCTTCTTCCAGGACTTCTCAAGACAATTTCCGCTAATAAGAAGATGCCATTGCCCCTGAAGCTCTTTGAAGTCTCCGACGTTGTTCTGAAGGACCAAAAAAGTGAGTGTGGAGCGAGAAACGAGAGAAGATTGTGCGCAGTATACTGTAACAAGTCCGCTGGTTTCGAGATCATTCATGGACTTCTGGACAGGACGATGCAGCTCTTGGAGGTCCCCTGGAGCGTCGATAAGAGCCAAAATGGGTACTACCTCGAGGCAGCAGaaggtaaattattttttattaattgaattgtcAAAACTCAAGgggttttccattaatttactttcattattttGAGCAGATCCCACGTATTTCCCTCAGAGATGTGCGAAAATTATCGTCCATGGAAAAGTCATCGGGAAAATGGGAGTTTTACACCCGGAGGTTCTTCAGAAATTCGAACTTCACCTGCCCTGCTCATCTGTTGAAATCAATATTGAACCATTTTTGTAGTTTATTTTTCTGATTcacaggaaaaataattatttattgtattttatgGAATTGGGTAAATGGTGGTACTATTTCATCTTTAGAAATAAACGAtggttatgaaaaattaagtgatgaaaatgtctTAAAATTATGTTTAACATCAAATTTAATTGCCTACAAAGAAGGTCCCGTCAGACTTCAACTCTTCAGaaactgaaaaatgaaaaaaactgaaaataagcaattgatttatttaatgtGTCTTGcagattgtttttttaaacagACTCTCGTTTGACTAGGGCATTCCCGCAAGTAGCCACCCTGGACATTCGAAAATACCACAACACACCATTGCGCGGCACCCggacacaattttttaaagtggATTCcaagattattttatttcatgttGTTGGATCCtcttaaattttgttttttcaatttgtattTCCTCCCGTACCTCACAGGCTTTATTTTGATGAGAGACAGTCACTTCTAGacttcaaattaattatcaggtTAATTACCATCAGTCTCGAGAATATTCTAGAAAATGTGAGAACTTGCAAACCGACATTTTCAGTCCTTGAAAAATATCCCCCAATATTCTGGGGAACTCTAGAAACCTCCAGAGAGTgttgaaattttctagaaCTTCATTCTCTTGGAGTTTAGCCCCAAACCCCCTTCTCCAGTAGCAGCTTCCGCAGGTTCGTCTGTGCATTGAGATCCCAATCACCTGGAAAATGGCTCCCCCTTTACATCAAAGATTCCGACTATTCAAAGTCGCTCCATTACTTCGTTCTAAATGATGCTGAGGCCTTCATCAGCCTCATCCAAATGAATCTCTGAAATccctaaaaatttcaaatccgcACCAGAAAACCGCCAGAAAAAACTCATCCGTCGCTCCCCCAACGCCGAACACACACACCGACTCTTGTAGCCTGGCTGTACCCCCTCCCCTCGACAGGCTTTCGTACCTATCCTCAATCTCCGCGAAAATTCTCGCCGTCCAACCCCCGGGggccccctcaccccctccgACCAAGGAGTTACCATCGTTCGTGTACTAGGAAACGTAGTCGTTTGCTCATGGTTCGGCCACAGTCGGCCATAGTAGACATGGCGGATGTTAGCTTACGTGAATGACGGACGAAGAATCGTggtgttgaagaaaaaaaattgttaaaaaaacctAAAGAACTCACCGAATTATCGTTACGTCTCTGCACAACCGATTAATCCAGAGGCATCGATACGTTCCTCGAGTTTACGTGGTAATAAATACCGTGAAATAATCAGACAAGGGGGATAAATACCCCAGTGATTTGAAGTGTGTGTTGGTGGCCACGGGGTAgagaacgataaaaaaaaaaaattgtgtcatATGATTAATCCGGTAGGTAAAAATGCAGAATGTAGCACAAGGAACAACCTCGGATAGCCAGAAGCACGATAAAAATTGTGCTCAAGAAGTAACATCTACACCACAGTCCTCGAACTCTAGCCCAACAAAGTCAGAGACCGAGACCTTCTCCGAACTACAGCCACGATTTATGACAGACTCATCGGAAAGTGAGGAGGACAGTATTTCCGAGGTAATGGGGTCtccaccatttttttcatcatttttttttttcggttatcATCCCCGTTGTGTCGATTTTTGCCCGAGTGGAATGCGGTAATTGTTCATTTCGTCGGTAAAAGAGgggcgagggggaggggggggtctTCTTGGTCTATTCAACACTTTTTTACGTCCATTTCCATTGCGCACGAGGGGCGGCCTTTCGTCCGCATCGCAGTATTCTCGGGGCCTCATGCACTCGAATGCAATTaactacttttttttctttttcattttaattttttactgtaGCCACCGACTCTGGGGGAAGCTTTTGCCGAGCTTCgggggacttttttttttttttcggtgccTATGTTTTGGTTGATCGCTGCACGATGACATGATCGGATAATCAGAGGTTTGGCCAATCGAGACCGATCACGTCGTGCGTCAACAATTTATTCGTCACGttgagaataattaatgagtaaTTAAAGTTTTGAGAGGAGTTTGGGTAGTGATGAGGCaggttggaaaattttcataagtCTGAGGTGGCTGGCTTCACATTTTTCGGGAGGTATTTTCGCATTTTTGCACGTGTTTCGTTGGCTTTGCAATTTTTGGCAGAGGATTGTCAAGAAGATTCTTTGAGACTTCCAAGTTTGTCTCCTGGTGAACGGTGTGCGACACGTTTTTGTGAAAATCATCCGAAGTTTCTCCTTTTTTACTGCATTTTTTAGGAGGTGACAGCACACGCTTTTgacggaaaattcaattagttTTAGCTAATAAAAGTTTGTAGTGTGCGACTTAATGAGGTAATGGATTCTCAGATAATGAGGGATTCCATTAGACCAGTTTGGAAACGTCTAGTTGTTTTGGGAACCACTGGATCTAGgggaaaaattgtaacatttttagggaaaattttgtgttcaaaaaattgtttgttaaCACTTGTGCAAAAAgacaaatggaattttctCGGCTTATCTAGAGGGCTAGACTTTCATAGTTTCAGCCGTTAATGACTGATATTAatggtttttaatttaatttcttccaaccaaattaatttccaattattCGGTGACTAGATATTTTATTAGTTTCCTCACCTTTCTGACCTTTTGACGTTTTGATTGCCTAATCATCCTCGAAAGTTATGGACTTGACAAAAGAGGTTAGAAAATCTGGGGAGCTAGATAATTCTGATTATctgcaaaaatgttttcaataCATTTCACCAGTTgctgaaaaattttcgaaccatatttttgcaaaaaatccTTCATTCTCCTGCACCACATTGATGGCAGGACCATTCAGATGGATTTTTCACTCGAttataaaatcaaatttcttttttcactcGATAGCTCCTGAATTCCAATCCTCCCAGCAGTATCCGCAACGTCGCGTCAGGTTGCCCTGAGTTATGTTCTCTCGTGCCTGTTTTCAGTGCCTTTGATCCGAGAGGCCTACGACCTAGCCTCTTCTCCCACTATTACacgagggggggagggagaaacACCAACTCTTTTACTCTCAACAATCCGGGGTACAACTGACTCAACTCAGCTTGTAAATAAAAACCTCAACATCATGAGTTGAGTGGTGTTTCGTGCAATCCCAACGTCAATCTCTCCACTTTCATTATCAAAATAATGAGGGAAAGAgggaattattgttatttttatcttcTGTGTGATTAGTATGAGAGATTGaatcgaatgaattttttttcactatctCGTGCCAATGTGTATTTGTGTTTGATTACATAACATAACAGGAAACTGAAGAGAGATTGTCAGGAGTGAGTGAGGTGGAAGATGTCAAATTTCCAGGGAAATCACTGATTTTTTACCAGAAAATTTCTCACTCTGGACATTATCAAAAATGTCAGAAGTTATTCCGTTGCAAATTTAATTCTGTACAAACAAAACATTGACATTACAAAAATATCCACTCGTTTAGCTCGCCTTTTCCCTTTATTCCttgttaattgattaattatcttGGTAACAAAGGAGGAAATGTCGCAAAGAATTTCATTCTCTTCGGAGAAGATCTTGTGAAATTTTTCGCTAGACCCAGGGGTTCGATTATCCATAGAATGGGCAGCAAAAAATCCAGGCTTCCGAggaaatttggattttttgtgaaaaatcgtaaaagtaCAATGAATTTATGGATAAATGCGACTCTCTGGTGTTTCCTGCATGCACCCACACAATAGTCACTACTAGACTATTACCAGTACCCACATCCCCTATTCACCGAGACAATTCGACCCGTCTCAATAAAAAACTATCATTTCGAAATTGTCGACACCTGCATGACGCCTGCGAACGTTAATTTTCCCTGGATTCATCAATTCCCTTCAACTGTACCAACAATCAGCTCATTTGGATCCCGAAAATAGCCATGTTATGCTCTAGGTGGCAACATTTCGATGATTCCCTCGTCGGtgaatgttgaaaaatttgctGTTCACATTCTCCTCGATTGCTCAATGCTCTCGAAAACAACAGCCTCGAGGGCAGAGCAGGGACCAGTCTTGTAGATCAGGAAATTCACGACGAAAATCATCTGCTGGTATTTGTTAAAGGCCACCGGTGTCACGTGAATCAACACTGAAACTTTTCCAATCTCGTTCTGcatctccataatttttagcaTTTGTAATATCAGGTAATTAATCATCTGTTGATTTGATTCAGTAGCATAAATGATTGGCAATGCAGACGGATTAACTTATTAATTGGAGAATATCGAAGTCCTTTCACTAATTTGTAGGTTATTCCCTGTCGAGGAGCtgttgatgaaaatttgaaatttctcgTCAGTTCTAGAATTTCTGGAGCTTTCGTAGCTCCAGAAATGATAGAACTGACTGGAGctttcattttcttcatcttttGATGAACTATCTATTCAGTAGTTCAACTAAATAATCAATCCATcaaattttctataattttcaaCTATTTATTCCTCACCCCTTTTTTCCTGAATGACATAACTCTTCCCTAGTTGGATAAACACGAATTTATGATCGCCCCAGaccgtaaaatatttttataaacaaaaaaaaatacattcacagaaaattttggaaattcaaaaaagatGTTGTTGGAAACAGCTCCTTAAAAGCCCCTAGAACAGGGGTCTCCTCAGTAGTGCCCCAGTTTTCCCCCAAATCTCGGAAAAAATGAACCCcaaatttccccaaaaaaccTGAGGAAGCCCTCCTTAACCCTGACGCCCCCGTTCCCCCGTGATCCCTCATTAATCCTTTGTTACAAACCAAAACCCCTCGAGCCTCTCATCCCCAGGGACGTAGCCACCTCAAGGGCCGACCCCCCCTCCGCCCCTCCAAAGCCCCCACAACCCTCTCCCCATAAAGTGTCAGTATGATCCACCGTGGAATGGCTGCACATTGTTCAATCctctcatttttataataCATTAGAGCGTTTTGTGCGCGATGGTAAAGCCAACCCAACCGACACGAACCCGAGTCAACCGAGGCTCTCAAACCCATTCCGTACAACAATGACGTATTGAACTCACAACTTGTACTTTCACTCGTGTCTTCCTCATCTCCAGTCGCTAAAAAATCCGTGACAATTGTCGAAAGGCCCCAGTAATTTCCGCAATCCACTGATTGTCGATAAAAAATGGTGTGAAGAGCTCGAGATGATGAAATAGTCGgtgaattttggaattttcaatcgGGGAGAGGTTGGGACTGAGTGCCACGGAGTCGTTCGATGCCCCCTTCGCAGTGTCCTTGTTCCAGAATGTTAAAAACCCCctcttgataaaaattacgatttaGGGAGGGCTTCTCGATGGTAGAGGGAACGTTCTGGTGCATCGTGAGTGTCATTGTTCCATGATGTTCACCTCTATTGTCCGTATCAAAGTGCATTATTTTCGGTGGCTCATGTAAACTCACCTAGAACTTGATCGAGTCGCCCCGCATTTTTTCGTGATGAATGGCCTCTCTCGCTCTCACTCTTGCGTTCCAACGCTCATAACCTCAATTGTTACATATCTCGGGGAGCGGAGATTCTGATGGATTGAACAGTTCCTGTGTTGTGGTTGTTATAAACAATTCAAATGGTCTCGTGtgatttaatttatcaatttaatgaatgatgcttgttggacaatttttcacacttttcccctccatttttttttttccattacagCCGGAGTTTTTTCGTGCTGCCATTGAACAAGCTGCACTCGAAGAGGATCA is a genomic window of Diachasmimorpha longicaudata isolate KC_UGA_2023 chromosome 16, iyDiaLong2, whole genome shotgun sequence containing:
- the LOC135169992 gene encoding phenylalanine--tRNA ligase beta subunit: MPTIGVKRDSLFKALGKTYSDEEFQTLCFAFGLEVDEVTTEKQMISKEQGVEQSTGASEEIIYRIDIPANRYDLLCIEGLVTGLLIFLEKIPAPRYKTIDIHQQQSIDITERCRQIRPYVVAAVLRGVTLTKESYDSFIDLQDKLHHNICRKRSLVSIGTHDLDTVKGPFIYNAKPPEEIRFKPLNQDKEYNGLEIMELYAHHAQLKQYLPIIRDSPVYPVVYDSEGTILSLPPIINSNHSKITLNTKNIFIEVTATDQTKAEIVLDTLVCAFSQYCKSKFTVERVGVRANPGESPAAFLPYPKLTYRTVKINSKEAVNYIGVECPPEKVARLLSKMGLQTTVEKDEQLIVEIPPTRHDVMHACDIYEDIAIAWGYNNIKRTIPHTPTIGKEFLLNKLSDHLRQEMAQAGFTEALTFSLCSREDVSEKLGWSFEKIPAVTIANPKTLEFQVARTCLLPGLLKTISANKKMPLPLKLFEVSDVVLKDQKSECGARNERRLCAVYCNKSAGFEIIHGLLDRTMQLLEVPWSVDKSQNGYYLEAAEDPTYFPQRCAKIIVHGKVIGKMGVLHPEVLQKFELHLPCSSVEINIEPFL